A segment of the Streptomyces sp. XD-27 genome:
GCGCCCGGCGCAGGACGAGATCGCCGCGCTGTCCCACCAGCGGGCCGCCGCCGCGCAGAAGAACGGCCTGTTCGAGGCCGAGATCACGCCGGTGGAGATCCCGCAGCGCAAGGGCGAGCCGGTGCTCTTCGCCAAGGACGAGGGCATCCGCCCCGAGACCACCGCGGAGTCCCTGGGCAAGCTGCGCCCGGCGTTCGCCAAGGACGGCACGATCACCGCCGGCACCTCCTCGCAGATCTCCGACGGCGCCGCCGCGGTCGTGGTGATGAGCAAGGCCAAGGCCGAGGAGCTGGGCCTGGAGTGGATCGCCGAGATCGGCGCGCACGGCAACGTCGCGGGCCCGGACAACTCCCTCCAGTCGCAGCCGTCGAACGCGATCACCCACGCGCTGGGCAAGGAGGGCCTGGGCGTGGAGGACCTCGACCTCATCGAGATCAACGAGGCGTTCGCCGCCGTCGCCGTCCAGTCCATGAAGGACCTCGGCGTGTCCACCGAAAAGGTGAACGTCAACGGCGGCGCCATCGCCCTGGGGCACCCGATCGGCATGTCCGGCGCGCGGATCGTGCTGCACCTGGCGCTGGAGCTGAAGCGGCGCGGTGGCGGGGTGGGCGCGGCGGCGCTGTGCGGCGGCGGCGGCCAGGGCGACGCCCTGATCATCCGCGTCCCCGCCAACGGCAAGTAACCGGGCGCGGGGCGAGGTAGGCCGTACGGAACGACGGAGCGGAGTGCGCACGATGGTTGACGTCCCCCAGCTGGTGGAGCAGGCACGGCAGGGGCGGCCCCGGGCCGTGGCCCGGCTGATCTCCCTGGTGGAGGGGGCGTCGCCGCAGCTCCGCGAGGTGATGGCCGCGCTCGCCCCGCTGACCGGCAACGCGTACGTCGTCGGGCTCACCGGCTCCCCGGGAGTCGGCAAGTCCACCTCCACCTCCGCCCTGGTCACCGCCTACCGCAAGGCCGGGAAGCGAGTCGGGGTGCTGGCCGTGGACCCGTCCTCCCCCTTCTCCGGCGGCGCGCTGCTCGGCGACCGGGTCCGCATG
Coding sequences within it:
- a CDS encoding acetyl-CoA C-acetyltransferase; protein product: MTRTTGSTSVIVAGARTPMGRLLGSLRSFSGADLGGFAIKAALDRAGIGGDQVQYVIMGQVLQAGAGQIPARQAAVKAGIPMSVPALTINKVCLSGLDAIALADQLIRAGEFDVVVAGGQESMTNAPHLLPKSREGYKYGAIEMLDAMAHDGLTDSFEGIAMGESTEKHNTRLGIERPAQDEIAALSHQRAAAAQKNGLFEAEITPVEIPQRKGEPVLFAKDEGIRPETTAESLGKLRPAFAKDGTITAGTSSQISDGAAAVVVMSKAKAEELGLEWIAEIGAHGNVAGPDNSLQSQPSNAITHALGKEGLGVEDLDLIEINEAFAAVAVQSMKDLGVSTEKVNVNGGAIALGHPIGMSGARIVLHLALELKRRGGGVGAAALCGGGGQGDALIIRVPANGK